One window of uncultured Trichococcus sp. genomic DNA carries:
- a CDS encoding DEAD/DEAH box helicase: protein MDGKELYGRELTRSECRNADDTLLALAEKRPGLVSVNGKLACSRCGNQDRKKMQAAPCACGTACFYCLSCLNMGKIKSCAILHHLPETNAFARPHEPILQWEGQLSSEQQRASEEIVETVHAEGTRLIWAVAGAGKTEMIFEGIAACLRKGGRVCLASPRVDVCLELAPRIKQAFPEVPLALLYGGDEEGYSYTPLIIATTHQLLRFREAFDLLIIDEIDSFPYHNDLSLQFGAQKSRKKASALIYLTATPSRMMQKDIQRDRLAATVLPARYHGFALPEPECLWVGNWRKAINKKKNTRFLSLIRSRLQQQRRFLLFLPHIQLMEELDRWLRELFPDKQFTCVSASDPDREEKVKRMREEAYDFLMTTTILERGVTFRDIDVIVLGAEDRVFTEASLVQIAGRAGRNKDFPTGWVCFAHEGETKAIQGAVRQIRSMNREAGRRGLLNG from the coding sequence ATGGACGGGAAGGAACTGTACGGCAGGGAGTTGACGAGGAGCGAGTGCCGCAACGCAGACGATACACTGTTGGCTCTGGCTGAGAAACGACCCGGTTTGGTCAGCGTGAATGGGAAGCTGGCATGTTCCCGCTGCGGAAATCAGGACCGGAAAAAAATGCAGGCAGCGCCTTGCGCTTGCGGAACCGCTTGTTTTTATTGCTTAAGTTGCCTGAACATGGGGAAGATTAAAAGCTGCGCGATACTCCATCATTTGCCGGAAACCAATGCTTTCGCACGGCCCCATGAGCCGATCCTGCAGTGGGAGGGCCAATTGTCATCGGAACAGCAACGTGCGTCTGAAGAAATCGTGGAAACGGTCCATGCTGAAGGGACACGCCTGATCTGGGCCGTCGCCGGCGCCGGGAAGACCGAGATGATTTTTGAAGGGATTGCAGCCTGCCTACGCAAAGGCGGGAGAGTCTGCCTAGCCTCCCCGCGCGTGGACGTGTGCCTGGAACTGGCACCCCGGATCAAACAGGCATTCCCGGAGGTCCCGCTGGCCCTGCTTTACGGAGGCGATGAAGAGGGCTACAGCTATACGCCGCTCATCATCGCCACGACCCATCAGTTGCTGCGTTTCCGGGAAGCGTTTGATCTCCTTATCATCGATGAAATCGACTCTTTCCCGTACCACAACGATCTGAGCCTGCAGTTCGGGGCACAAAAATCCAGAAAAAAAGCGAGTGCGCTCATTTATTTGACGGCAACGCCCTCAAGGATGATGCAAAAAGACATCCAGCGTGACAGGTTGGCAGCGACGGTGTTGCCTGCCCGCTATCACGGCTTTGCGTTGCCCGAACCGGAGTGTCTGTGGGTCGGGAATTGGCGCAAGGCAATCAACAAGAAGAAAAATACGCGATTTCTTTCCTTGATCAGGAGCCGACTCCAACAGCAACGGCGCTTTCTGCTCTTTTTGCCGCATATCCAGCTGATGGAAGAGTTGGATCGCTGGTTGCGGGAACTTTTTCCGGACAAGCAGTTCACCTGCGTTTCGGCGAGCGACCCTGACCGCGAGGAGAAGGTGAAAAGGATGCGGGAGGAGGCGTATGATTTTTTGATGACGACGACCATACTGGAGCGCGGCGTGACTTTCAGGGACATCGATGTCATCGTGCTTGGCGCGGAGGATCGGGTCTTCACGGAAGCTTCGCTTGTGCAGATAGCCGGCAGGGCAGGCAGGAACAAAGACTTTCCGACAGGTTGGGTCTGTTTTGCCCATGAGGGTGAAACAAAAGCCATCCAGGGGGCGGTCCGGCAGATCCGCTCGATGAACCGGGAGGCGGGAAGAAGGGGGCTGCTGAATGGGTGA
- the raiA gene encoding ribosome-associated translation inhibitor RaiA codes for MFKYNVRGENIEVTEPIRSYAEKKLGRLEKYFGNVPETTAHVNLKVYPFPAEKSAKVEVTVPLPFLVLRAEETSSDLYGSIDLVVDKLERQVRKYKTKIHRKSRERGFDIGNEPNLIEEKMEDDENPLEIVRTKRLSLKPMDSEEAVLQMNMLGHNFFIFEDAETNGTSIVYRRKDGKFGLIETD; via the coding sequence ATGTTTAAGTATAATGTCCGAGGAGAAAATATTGAGGTTACAGAACCGATCCGCAGCTACGCCGAGAAAAAATTAGGCAGACTGGAAAAATACTTTGGCAACGTGCCTGAAACAACTGCGCATGTCAACTTGAAAGTATATCCATTCCCAGCCGAAAAATCTGCTAAGGTGGAAGTTACGGTTCCGCTACCTTTCCTGGTTTTAAGAGCCGAAGAGACTTCCAGCGATCTATACGGAAGCATCGATTTGGTCGTGGACAAACTTGAACGCCAAGTCCGTAAGTACAAGACGAAGATTCACCGCAAATCCAGAGAGAGAGGATTTGATATCGGTAACGAGCCGAATCTGATCGAAGAAAAAATGGAAGACGATGAGAATCCGCTTGAAATCGTCCGCACTAAGCGTCTTTCCCTCAAACCGATGGACAGTGAAGAAGCTGTATTACAGATGAATATGCTTGGACACAACTTCTTTATCTTCGAAGATGCTGAAACGAACGGCACAAGTATCGTGTACCGCCGAAAAGACGGCAAATTCGGTCTGATCGAAACTGACTAA